Proteins found in one Lathamus discolor isolate bLatDis1 chromosome 7, bLatDis1.hap1, whole genome shotgun sequence genomic segment:
- the RAB7A gene encoding ras-related protein Rab-7a: protein MTSRKKVLLKVIILGDSGVGKTSLMNQYVNKKFSNQYKATIGADFLTKEVMVDDRLVTMQIWDTAGQERFQSLGVAFYRGADCCVLVFDVTAPNTFKTLDSWRDEFLIQASPRDPENFPFVVLGNKIDLENRQVTTKRAQAWCYSKNNIPYFETSAKEAINVEQAFQTIARNALKQETEVELYNEFPEPIKLDKNDRVKASAESCSC, encoded by the exons ATGACTTCTAGGAAGAAAGTGTTACTGAAAGTCATCATCCTTGGGGATTCCGG GGTGGGAAAGACATCACTCATGAACCAGTATGTGAACAAGAAATTCAGTAACCAGTACAAGGCCACGATAGGTGCAGATTTCCTCACAAAAGAGGTGATGGTGGATGACAGGCTAGTGACAATGCAG ATCTGGGATACAGCAGGCCAAGAGCGATTTCAGTCTCTGGGAGTTGCCTTCTACAGGGGAGCAGACTGCTGCGTGCTGGTGTTCGATGTCACGGCCCCCAACACGTTCAAAACCCTCGACAGCTGGAGGGACGAGTTCCTCATCCAGGCCAGCCCGAGGGATCCCGAGAACTTCCCTTTCGTTGTGCTGGGAAACAAGATTGACCTAGAAAACAGACAA GTCACCACAAAACGGGCACAAGCCTGGTGCTACAGTAAAAACAACATCCCCTACTTTGAAACCAGTGCCAAGGAGGCCATCAATGTGGAACAGGCTTTCCAGACGATTGCACGAAACGCACTTAAACAG GAAACCGAAGTGGAGCTTTACAACGAATTCCCCGAACCCATCAAACTAGACAAGAACGACCGAGTGAAGGCTTCCGcggagagctgcagctgctga